The following proteins come from a genomic window of Sandaracinaceae bacterium:
- a CDS encoding four helix bundle protein, with the protein MKLRIYDDAVAMVTEVRVYRLAIAREDADHARQLRRAAKSVPLNIAEGAYSRGRNRHSRYHTALGSANEVVACLEVAVADGILDSIDPDVLDRLNKIIGTLVKLAEK; encoded by the coding sequence ATGAAGCTCCGCATCTACGACGACGCCGTCGCCATGGTCACCGAGGTCCGCGTCTACAGACTCGCGATCGCTCGCGAGGACGCCGACCACGCTCGGCAGCTCCGCCGCGCCGCCAAGTCCGTCCCGCTCAACATCGCCGAGGGCGCCTACTCCCGCGGTCGCAATCGGCACAGCCGCTACCACACCGCGCTCGGCTCCGCGAACGAGGTCGTCGCTTGTCTCGAGGTCGCCGTCGCCGACGGAATCCTCGACTCCATCGACCCCGACGTCCTCGACCGCCTCAACAAGATCATCGGCACCCTCGTCAAGCTCGCCGAGAAGTAG